A window of the Lactuca sativa cultivar Salinas chromosome 5, Lsat_Salinas_v11, whole genome shotgun sequence genome harbors these coding sequences:
- the LOC122197916 gene encoding uncharacterized protein LOC122197916, whose protein sequence is SPARAPPPAPVNQSPPPAPVQSSGGGSIFGGIGSTIAQGMAFGTGSVVAHRAVDSIMGPRTIQHEIVGATVLDASATNTSVSDACGMHSKAFIDVFLHSNC, encoded by the exons TCACCTGCTCGTGCTCCACCTCCAGCACCAGTTAACCAATCACCCCCTCCTGCCCCTGTTCAGTCTAGTGGTGGTGGATCGATTTTTGGAGGTATTGGTTCAACCATAGCTCAAG GAATGGCTTTTGGTACTGGAAGTGTTGTGGCTCACAGAGCTGTGGATTCTATTATGGGTCCCCGCACAATTCAACATGAGATTGTTGGTGCTACTGTTCTAGATGCCTCTGCTACAAACACCTCTGTCTCTGATGCTTGTGGCATGCACTCCAAGGCATTCATAGATGTATTTCTACATTCTAATTGTTAA